GTACTCGCCATCGGATTTGAAAAAATGCCCAGGGGACCGATTCCGAGTACTGCTTTTCCAAGTTGGCAGTTAGCGATGGGCTTTAACGTGCAACCGGCTAATTATGCACTGGAAACGATGGAATACATGCACCAATACGGAGCTACTGTAGAGGATTTCGCGAGAGTCAGTGTGAAAAACAGGCGAAACGGTTCGCTAAATCCCAATGCCCGATTCCAAAAAGATGTCACCGTAGAGGAAGTGCTCCAATCGGCAATGGTCGCATCTCCACTTCGTTTACTGAATTGCTGTCCATTGGCGGATGGGGCGGTCGCAATGATTTTGACGAATAAGCCGACGAACGATCGGGCAATTCGGGTTGCAAGTTCCGTATTGGCATCGGGTGTATACGGGGAAGAATCGTATCAATCCGGCATTACGGCAAGCGTCCACCACTACCCTTCGGAAGGCATTGTCGAAAAGTCAGCACGGGAAGCGTACGAAAAAGCAGGCTGCGGTCCAGAGGATATCCATGTCGTGCAAGCATACGACAGTATGGGACCTGGTGAGTTGTGGGATATTGAAAAACTTGGTTTTTGTGCAAGAGGAGCAGCGCCTGAATTGTTGCGTGAAGGTGTCTTCGATTTGACGGGAAGTTTGCCGGTTAATACTGATGGCGGACTGTTATCCAGAGGTCATCCACTTGGTGCGACGGCTTTGGCACAAATTCATGAGATTGTATTGCAATTACGGGGAGAAGCCGGTCATCGACAAGTGTCCGATCCTAAGGTCGGTTTGGCACATGCGATGGGGGCAGGTCCAAATAGTGCAGTAACAATATTACAGCGGTGAGGGGTTGAGAAAGGATGGAAGTCGACGGATTGTTTTATGAGGATTTTCAAATTGGAGATAAATTCTTATCTCCTTCACGCACTGTTACAGAAACGGATGTCGTCAATTTTGCGGGTTTATCAGGTGATTATAATTTGCTTCATATGGATAAGGAGTATGCCAAAAACACGGTTTTTCAAGAACGGATTGCTCATGGGTTGTTAGGCCTGTCTATAGGGTCCGGCCTGTTTACACGCACAGAGCTGAATCAAAGAATGAGTCAAAATCTGATTGCACTTTTAGGTCTTGAATCATGGAAAT
The sequence above is drawn from the Sporosarcina luteola genome and encodes:
- a CDS encoding thiolase family protein produces the protein MMVNNAQWKDVYVQGTYTTKWGFFPGVSTSSMGAEAIVAALKDAQIKWGEVDAVFAGSVYQGTASGHRVVGEVGFTGIPIVNVENACSSGATAFRLAYDSIRLGQYKTVLAIGFEKMPRGPIPSTAFPSWQLAMGFNVQPANYALETMEYMHQYGATVEDFARVSVKNRRNGSLNPNARFQKDVTVEEVLQSAMVASPLRLLNCCPLADGAVAMILTNKPTNDRAIRVASSVLASGVYGEESYQSGITASVHHYPSEGIVEKSAREAYEKAGCGPEDIHVVQAYDSMGPGELWDIEKLGFCARGAAPELLREGVFDLTGSLPVNTDGGLLSRGHPLGATALAQIHEIVLQLRGEAGHRQVSDPKVGLAHAMGAGPNSAVTILQR
- a CDS encoding MaoC/PaaZ C-terminal domain-containing protein, encoding MEVDGLFYEDFQIGDKFLSPSRTVTETDVVNFAGLSGDYNLLHMDKEYAKNTVFQERIAHGLLGLSIGSGLFTRTELNQRMSQNLIALLGLESWKFLAPIKISDTIHLEIEIVDKKETSKQDRGIVKFNRKIINQNGITVQEGLTPMMIARRTN